A region from the Thermoplasmatales archaeon genome encodes:
- a CDS encoding Archaeal holliday junction resolvase (hjc), giving the protein MNGSIYERELATLLSGNPAYISKMYKNAGENAIAIMRTLEERPFYVTRAAGSLGADLIALRNDLSLVIEVKSSIKNNLMFTEASGQRQEQAERLQEKCSKSGLFITYAYRLKGYHGDSWRLFSIPGNPKGNLRYTYEILPKIQKTRDGNFTLHWEEGIPLVKFIDYVNQKI; this is encoded by the coding sequence TTGAATGGAAGTATTTATGAACGTGAGCTTGCGACCCTATTGTCCGGTAACCCTGCATATATCAGCAAAATGTATAAAAATGCCGGGGAGAACGCCATAGCAATAATGCGCACTCTCGAGGAAAGGCCATTCTACGTCACGAGGGCCGCCGGATCGCTTGGAGCAGATCTGATAGCCCTCAGGAATGATCTATCGCTTGTCATAGAAGTAAAGTCATCAATAAAGAACAACCTTATGTTTACGGAAGCGTCCGGACAGAGACAGGAGCAGGCTGAAAGACTCCAGGAGAAATGCTCAAAATCCGGGCTCTTCATTACTTACGCATACAGGCTGAAAGGTTATCATGGCGATTCCTGGAGGCTGTTCTCAATTCCGGGAAATCCAAAGGGAAATTTGCGCTATACTTACGAGATTTTACCAAAAATACAAAAAACACGGGACGGGAATTTCACTCTCCACTGGGAAGAGGGAATCCCGCTTGTAAAGTTTATAGATTATGTCAATCAAAAAATATAA
- a CDS encoding methyl viologen resistance protein SmvA, whose translation MNYGNKVILTSSLGSFLSVVNSTSLLIAVPTIMIELNTTFFLVLWVLISYSLALTVFSPVFGKYSDKIGRKKLYSSGYIFFFIGSMVAGLSINADMLIFSRIIQGIGGALLFSNSLAILTDTFKAIELKKAIAINAAVIGFGTAIGPIIGGLLTALNWRTIFFFNAPIAIIGYFISWRTLTEVKREHLAGKFDYKGSVLFSSFLVFLIVSLSTGPFVGWSDPIIISMLVLSVASLISFVVMEKRTIDPLISMHLFGRRAFSSAAFSTLLNSVSRFSLIFILILYLQGPAGFSPLIAGFLMVPYAGAMGFMSYYSSSLMAHIQGITLQIIGLVLVAAGSITFPLTISAHSYALIAIFMIITGLGIGMFYTPNNASLMLSVDGGDRGVAASIRTLFLNIGSVVGMTMVFTIVASFVPMATVGDIFIGSLSTGVHIPAAAFIEGLAISFIVAGIFSLVAIPIAGSYKVRKDSWK comes from the coding sequence ATGAACTACGGCAATAAGGTAATTCTCACTTCGAGCCTGGGGTCATTCCTCTCTGTTGTTAATTCAACATCCCTCCTTATCGCGGTTCCTACAATAATGATCGAACTGAACACAACGTTTTTCCTTGTTCTCTGGGTCCTTATATCATATTCCCTGGCGTTGACTGTTTTCTCTCCCGTTTTCGGCAAGTACTCAGACAAGATAGGAAGGAAGAAGCTGTACAGTTCAGGGTACATATTTTTTTTCATAGGTTCAATGGTGGCCGGCCTGAGCATTAATGCTGACATGCTCATTTTTTCCAGAATAATTCAGGGAATTGGAGGTGCACTGCTCTTCTCAAACAGCCTTGCAATACTCACTGATACTTTCAAGGCCATAGAGCTGAAAAAGGCAATAGCGATAAATGCAGCAGTTATAGGATTCGGTACTGCCATAGGTCCCATAATAGGCGGTTTGCTCACTGCACTAAACTGGAGAACTATATTCTTCTTCAACGCTCCCATAGCAATAATTGGTTATTTCATATCCTGGCGTACACTTACAGAAGTGAAGAGGGAGCATCTGGCGGGTAAGTTTGACTATAAAGGATCTGTGCTGTTCTCATCTTTCCTGGTATTCCTGATAGTATCTCTTAGCACAGGACCCTTCGTTGGCTGGAGTGATCCGATAATCATTTCTATGCTAGTCCTTTCAGTTGCATCTCTGATATCCTTTGTCGTAATGGAAAAGAGAACAATTGATCCACTGATAAGCATGCATCTTTTCGGTAGGCGGGCGTTTTCTTCAGCAGCATTTTCTACGCTGCTTAATTCCGTATCGAGATTCTCACTTATCTTCATTCTGATACTTTACCTGCAGGGCCCAGCCGGGTTCTCGCCACTGATTGCAGGTTTTCTCATGGTTCCCTATGCCGGCGCAATGGGATTTATGAGCTATTATTCAAGTTCACTTATGGCTCACATTCAGGGCATAACGCTGCAGATAATTGGGCTTGTTTTGGTGGCAGCAGGATCTATAACCTTCCCATTAACTATAAGTGCTCATAGTTATGCACTTATAGCAATATTCATGATTATAACAGGTCTCGGCATAGGCATGTTCTATACCCCTAACAACGCGTCGTTAATGCTTTCAGTTGATGGTGGTGACAGGGGAGTGGCGGCATCAATCCGGACGCTATTCCTGAATATAGGATCCGTGGTTGGCATGACAATGGTATTCACCATAGTGGCCAGTTTTGTCCCGATGGCCACGGTAGGTGACATTTTTATCGGGTCCCTTAGCACAGGCGTTCACATACCAGCTGCAGCCTTCATAGAAGGGCTTGCTATCAGTTTCATCGTTGCGGGAATCTTCAGCCTGGTTGCCATACCGATTGCCGGCAGTTACAAAGTACGGAAAGATTCCTGGAAGTAA
- a CDS encoding Acetyltransferase (GNAT) family protein, with product MWWRDDGQPKNLTSRERALQLVERSVHPVGLLAYSDEKVVGWAAVSPREEYPRLNKRRDTAPVDDQEGTWVLPCLFVVEEYRHKGVTKALVTAAVEFARSEGARVIEAVPGDPATQVRTPSASYTGTVGLFGSTGFSEVARRTKKGRVVMRRDLQID from the coding sequence ATGTGGTGGCGTGACGATGGCCAGCCCAAGAACTTAACATCCCGTGAAAGAGCACTGCAACTCGTTGAGAGATCGGTTCATCCGGTGGGGCTCCTAGCATACAGCGACGAAAAGGTGGTGGGCTGGGCGGCTGTCTCGCCTCGCGAGGAATACCCGCGCCTGAACAAGAGACGTGACACAGCTCCCGTTGATGACCAGGAGGGTACATGGGTACTTCCGTGCTTGTTCGTAGTGGAAGAATATCGTCATAAGGGTGTGACGAAAGCGTTGGTCACTGCGGCGGTCGAATTTGCCCGCTCTGAGGGTGCGCGGGTAATCGAAGCCGTTCCCGGTGATCCTGCTACCCAGGTACGGACCCCGTCAGCTTCCTACACGGGTACAGTGGGTCTATTCGGTTCCACCGGGTTCTCAGAAGTCGCTCGCAGGACTAAGAAGGGGAGGGTCGTCATGCGACGGGATCTGCAGATCGATTAG
- a CDS encoding Metallo-beta-lactamase superfamily protein, which translates to MSLQSEVRLLSDGYFSLDPGAFFGIVPRPVWSKSFTANSNFRVRLALNIPLIMNSEFSALIDSGIGNVDDEKFNRIYEVERGDGLYRQVEKYLDPVNLDFVVHSHLHFDHVGNSLNAEGKPQFKNAILIAQKEEILGMRHPNEITRSSYRRYPKSSGVIHPVDGSVRIKGGLSVLKTGGHTRGHQVIVYRTGAEELLYFGDLIPTAFHLKLPYITAIDGFPMDTLYWKKKLIAKAIRDHALCIFNHDVETKAAYLSGEPGNVKIEKVDF; encoded by the coding sequence ATGTCTCTCCAGTCTGAAGTAAGACTACTGTCTGATGGATATTTTTCGCTTGATCCCGGTGCATTCTTCGGGATTGTTCCAAGGCCTGTCTGGTCCAAGTCATTTACCGCAAATTCCAATTTCAGGGTGCGTCTTGCCCTTAACATACCGCTGATCATGAATAGTGAATTCAGTGCACTGATTGATTCTGGAATCGGCAATGTCGATGATGAGAAATTTAACAGGATCTACGAAGTCGAGAGGGGAGATGGACTATATAGACAGGTTGAGAAGTACCTGGATCCTGTTAACCTTGATTTCGTCGTTCATTCGCACCTGCATTTTGACCATGTAGGAAATTCATTAAATGCAGAGGGTAAGCCACAGTTCAAGAATGCCATTCTGATAGCACAGAAGGAGGAGATACTGGGCATGAGGCATCCAAACGAAATCACCAGGAGTAGTTACAGGCGGTACCCAAAATCCAGCGGAGTGATCCACCCTGTTGACGGGTCAGTGCGTATAAAGGGCGGGCTTTCTGTCCTGAAAACGGGCGGACATACTCGCGGACACCAGGTAATAGTTTACAGAACCGGAGCTGAGGAGCTATTGTACTTTGGAGATCTTATTCCAACCGCTTTCCATCTAAAACTGCCATATATAACAGCCATCGATGGCTTCCCCATGGATACCCTGTACTGGAAAAAGAAGCTGATTGCCAAGGCTATAAGAGACCATGCGCTGTGCATTTTCAATCACGATGTCGAGACTAAGGCTGCTTACCTCAGCGGAGAGCCAGGGAACGTAAAAATAGAAAAGGTAGATTTCTAG
- the acsA_2 gene encoding Acetyl-coenzyme A synthetase has product MSKYVYVPDAEKVRSTNIMKLAARHGMNTVSELYDRADNEQEWFWNAVIEDCNIDFTKPYLKVFDDSLGKMWTRWFVGGGINIVRNCVERYSESNEAAIVYETESGIRGQVSFAELDMITGKLAGSLKKLGVKRGDRIGIYMPLVKESIMALYSIMRIGAIAVPMFSGYGIDAVRTRVQDAGIKILFTVSSTSRKGRNIDVIDGVRAVEGIKIIALDLKAPGKDEYDFYSLASSGTYTKSIEMESEDPAIMLYTSGTTGKPKGTMHVHGGSFINIVKEVKYYMDFRKGDRLFWITDLGWMMGPWAIIGANALGGAIFVYDGAVDYPDSTRVWKLIENNGITLLGLSPTYVRLMKHRGIKAPMKGIRVFGSTGEPWDNESWMWLFEHLGGSTTPISNVSGGTDIIGCFLASNPAISLKPRCLYRGLGMNVSVFSEEGNEVHNEVGYLVSRSHCPSMTRGLWKDPERYREAYWGKFADTWSQGDWAEMDDEGYFYLYGRSDEVIKVSGKRIGPNEIENVVMKVNGVLESAATGIPDDIKGEAICVFYLGMESEDLKQGVKKQIENDLGKSFSPKYIIHLERLPKTKNGKIMRRILKKAFIGENIGDTSNMEDLAIINEVSQIGRELRATGQGD; this is encoded by the coding sequence ATGAGCAAGTACGTTTACGTCCCAGATGCTGAGAAAGTCAGGAGCACAAATATCATGAAACTGGCTGCCAGACACGGAATGAATACTGTCAGTGAACTGTATGACCGGGCCGATAATGAACAGGAGTGGTTCTGGAATGCTGTGATAGAGGATTGCAACATAGATTTCACAAAACCGTACCTGAAAGTATTTGACGATTCACTTGGAAAAATGTGGACAAGATGGTTTGTTGGAGGCGGAATAAATATAGTGAGAAACTGTGTTGAAAGATACAGTGAAAGCAATGAAGCAGCCATTGTTTATGAAACGGAGAGCGGAATACGAGGACAGGTATCGTTTGCCGAACTCGACATGATTACGGGGAAGCTGGCCGGCTCTCTGAAGAAACTTGGCGTTAAGCGCGGAGACCGCATAGGCATTTACATGCCCCTTGTGAAAGAGAGCATCATGGCACTGTATTCCATAATGAGAATAGGTGCTATAGCAGTACCAATGTTTTCCGGGTATGGAATAGATGCAGTCCGCACCCGGGTCCAGGATGCGGGAATAAAAATTCTGTTCACAGTATCCTCAACCTCGAGAAAGGGCAGGAATATTGATGTCATCGATGGCGTCAGGGCTGTTGAGGGCATTAAGATAATAGCACTTGATCTCAAGGCGCCTGGAAAAGATGAGTACGACTTCTACAGCCTTGCTTCTTCCGGAACTTACACGAAAAGCATTGAAATGGAGAGTGAGGACCCTGCAATAATGCTCTACACTTCAGGGACCACCGGAAAGCCCAAGGGAACAATGCACGTCCATGGCGGAAGCTTTATCAACATAGTCAAGGAAGTAAAATACTATATGGATTTCAGGAAAGGAGATCGCCTTTTCTGGATCACGGATTTAGGCTGGATGATGGGGCCATGGGCAATTATTGGGGCCAATGCCCTCGGCGGAGCAATTTTTGTGTACGATGGAGCTGTGGATTATCCCGACTCTACCAGAGTCTGGAAGCTTATAGAAAATAACGGCATAACACTTCTCGGTCTTTCTCCAACATACGTCAGGCTGATGAAGCACAGGGGCATCAAGGCTCCAATGAAGGGGATCAGGGTGTTCGGATCTACAGGGGAACCGTGGGACAATGAATCATGGATGTGGTTGTTCGAGCATCTGGGAGGGTCGACCACCCCCATATCAAACGTCTCCGGTGGAACTGACATAATAGGATGCTTTCTCGCATCAAACCCTGCCATTTCTCTCAAGCCAAGATGCCTTTACAGGGGGTTGGGGATGAATGTATCAGTGTTTAGCGAAGAGGGAAATGAGGTGCATAACGAGGTAGGATACCTTGTATCCAGAAGTCACTGCCCCTCGATGACGAGAGGATTGTGGAAAGACCCGGAAAGGTACAGGGAAGCGTACTGGGGAAAGTTTGCAGACACATGGTCGCAGGGTGACTGGGCGGAGATGGATGACGAGGGATATTTCTATCTATATGGCAGATCCGACGAAGTAATAAAAGTATCAGGGAAGCGGATCGGACCTAACGAAATAGAAAATGTTGTGATGAAAGTGAATGGGGTACTGGAAAGTGCCGCGACTGGAATACCCGACGACATAAAGGGGGAAGCGATATGCGTCTTCTACCTCGGAATGGAAAGTGAGGACTTGAAACAGGGAGTGAAAAAACAAATTGAGAACGACCTTGGAAAATCGTTTTCTCCAAAATACATAATTCATCTTGAGCGATTGCCAAAAACAAAAAATGGTAAGATAATGCGGCGAATACTGAAAAAAGCATTTATTGGCGAAAATATTGGTGATACAAGCAACATGGAAGACCTTGCAATAATCAATGAGGTCTCGCAGATAGGCAGGGAACTGAGAGCAACCGGTCAAGGCGACTGA
- a CDS encoding putative CDP-diglyceride synthetase/phosphatidate cytidylyltransferase, with protein sequence MPDVPLEIFQSIVFFIPAYAANPGAVIFGGHGIIDRGKNFTDGRRILGDGKSWSGYLGGIFSGTVLGIILYLIINYLDKGFGNFGVSIEASLVPLVAMSAGSITGDLVGSFTKRRLNIKRGGNASLLDQLPFVLMALLFLFLFSRSFFMAYYGNIVGALTVILLTPPLHRGINIIAFRMHMKDVPW encoded by the coding sequence ATGCCTGATGTACCATTGGAGATATTCCAGTCCATCGTTTTTTTCATTCCTGCATATGCCGCGAATCCCGGTGCGGTTATATTTGGAGGGCATGGAATAATAGACAGGGGAAAGAACTTCACAGACGGCAGGAGGATACTGGGTGATGGGAAGAGCTGGAGCGGTTATCTGGGTGGCATATTCTCCGGAACAGTATTAGGAATAATCCTGTACCTTATAATCAATTACCTGGATAAAGGGTTTGGAAATTTTGGCGTATCAATAGAAGCATCTCTGGTGCCTCTGGTGGCTATGTCGGCAGGATCAATAACCGGTGATCTCGTAGGATCGTTCACAAAAAGGCGTTTGAATATCAAGAGGGGTGGAAATGCCTCGTTGCTGGACCAGCTTCCTTTTGTCCTGATGGCACTTCTCTTCCTGTTCCTGTTCAGCAGGTCATTTTTCATGGCTTATTACGGAAATATTGTCGGAGCGCTGACTGTTATTCTACTTACGCCGCCCCTGCACAGAGGAATTAATATTATAGCTTTCAGGATGCACATGAAGGACGTTCCATGGTAA
- a CDS encoding Zinc metalloprotease, translating into MLPSIEELRKMRKNLGISQKELARVSGVSQSYIARLEKGSINPAYDKIRKIFDYLNRSGQRAKNMDLTVESIMTKNLITCYPTDSIISALNIMRQKGYSQLPVITHDGKTVGTITESDVNDLLIKGASIESLKNLLVRKVMGSTLPQVDKSSPVSMIYPMLKYSSAVLVTEGGELKGIVSKADILKAVEEYA; encoded by the coding sequence ATGCTCCCATCCATTGAGGAACTAAGAAAAATGAGGAAAAACCTAGGAATAAGCCAGAAGGAGCTTGCCAGGGTTAGCGGTGTCAGCCAGTCATACATAGCCCGACTGGAGAAGGGCAGTATTAACCCGGCATATGACAAGATCAGGAAAATATTTGATTACCTGAATCGTTCCGGGCAGAGAGCGAAAAACATGGACCTTACTGTGGAGAGCATAATGACAAAAAATCTCATAACATGCTACCCGACCGATTCAATCATATCTGCACTTAATATAATGAGGCAGAAGGGATATTCCCAGCTTCCGGTTATAACGCACGACGGGAAAACCGTTGGAACCATAACTGAATCGGATGTCAATGATCTGTTGATCAAAGGTGCATCCATAGAGTCACTCAAGAACCTCCTGGTGAGGAAAGTTATGGGAAGCACCCTTCCGCAGGTCGATAAATCCAGCCCTGTTTCGATGATATATCCCATGCTGAAATATTCCAGTGCAGTCCTGGTCACCGAGGGAGGAGAACTCAAGGGTATAGTATCCAAGGCGGACATACTTAAGGCGGTAGAGGAATATGCCTGA
- a CDS encoding phosphate transport system regulatory protein PhoU, whose amino-acid sequence MEKRVRRIQLTGGSTYIVSLPSEWIKENKLSKGSEVRLEDINGDILLSSDKYAKKENNKILRISDGIDLKALDRTLTSLYIANFDTIVVKSKDHMSATVRDEIRRFSKLVMGVEIFEESSDSIVLQNVLDSSSFPISNAIRRMSLNVTTMIADVIEAIKKRDEALFSSVMDRDDDVDRYQWYIYREVRKKGRDLESNLFYLIVSRILERIADHAVNICGLWLENSSGNIAKADGILGPLETSFKLYQESMEAFYSRNYPVLNALISRKAEISDLKREKLNEFKKDRNVTLLSTSMEEVTRIGHYATDIAELAMDMILSDQDDITI is encoded by the coding sequence ATGGAGAAAAGAGTCAGAAGGATCCAGTTGACAGGTGGGTCCACTTACATAGTTTCATTGCCCTCTGAATGGATAAAAGAAAATAAGTTGTCAAAGGGCAGCGAAGTCAGGTTGGAGGACATTAACGGCGACATTCTATTATCGTCAGATAAATATGCCAAGAAGGAAAACAACAAGATTCTCAGGATCTCTGACGGTATTGACCTGAAGGCCCTGGACCGAACACTGACATCACTTTATATCGCAAATTTTGACACAATAGTAGTGAAGAGCAAGGATCATATGAGTGCAACTGTGAGGGACGAGATAAGGAGATTCTCTAAACTTGTAATGGGTGTTGAGATATTCGAGGAATCATCGGATTCCATAGTATTGCAAAATGTTCTTGACTCATCATCTTTCCCGATATCCAATGCGATCAGGAGGATGTCTCTCAACGTCACAACCATGATAGCTGACGTGATAGAAGCTATCAAGAAGAGGGACGAAGCTCTATTCAGCAGCGTAATGGACAGGGACGATGACGTCGATCGATATCAATGGTACATATACAGGGAAGTCAGAAAAAAGGGGAGAGACCTGGAGTCCAACCTCTTCTACCTGATCGTCTCCAGAATCCTCGAAAGGATCGCAGATCATGCAGTCAACATATGCGGGCTCTGGCTGGAGAATAGCTCCGGGAATATCGCAAAAGCTGACGGAATACTCGGCCCGCTTGAAACATCTTTTAAGTTATACCAGGAATCCATGGAGGCATTTTATTCCAGGAATTATCCGGTCCTTAACGCACTGATAAGCAGAAAAGCCGAAATATCAGACCTTAAACGGGAGAAGTTGAACGAATTCAAAAAGGACAGAAACGTAACCCTCCTCTCCACTTCGATGGAAGAGGTTACGAGGATAGGCCATTATGCCACAGATATCGCTGAACTTGCCATGGACATGATACTTTCTGATCAGGACGACATAACGATCTAG
- the pth_1 gene encoding Peptidyl-tRNA hydrolase: protein MVSDVKMVIAFRKDIDLGKGKIAAQVAHAAVSCALQAERHDKKHFRKWTESGQKKVVIRVNDLETIYVLKDRADQSGIINSLITDAGLTQIPPGTVTCLGIGPYDSDKLDEITGEFPLL, encoded by the coding sequence ATGGTAAGCGATGTCAAGATGGTGATAGCCTTCAGGAAAGATATTGATCTTGGGAAGGGCAAGATTGCGGCGCAGGTTGCTCATGCAGCCGTAAGCTGTGCCCTTCAGGCTGAGAGGCATGACAAGAAGCATTTCAGGAAATGGACAGAATCAGGACAAAAGAAAGTGGTCATTAGGGTGAATGACCTGGAAACAATATACGTTCTCAAGGATCGGGCAGACCAGTCCGGCATAATAAATTCCCTGATAACAGATGCAGGCTTAACACAGATACCACCGGGAACAGTAACCTGCCTGGGCATCGGCCCATATGATTCAGACAAGCTGGACGAGATAACCGGGGAGTTCCCTCTTCTATAG
- a CDS encoding putative manganese-dependent inorganic pyrophosphatase, translating to MVLYAKDIMKNYTRTFPANLTALEGAKVMQQDHVGFLIVSDSSGKPTGIVTEWDYISKVVAAEKDSRKVTIGEIMNNGIISVEADTPTEKVTIIMGKNLIRRIPVFDNGKLIGVITSRDIIRIFKDYMDSISDIIARFGNF from the coding sequence ATGGTACTTTACGCAAAGGATATCATGAAGAATTATACCAGGACATTTCCAGCAAACCTGACAGCACTCGAGGGTGCAAAGGTCATGCAGCAGGATCACGTGGGATTTCTTATTGTCAGTGACAGTAGTGGAAAACCGACAGGAATAGTTACTGAATGGGACTACATCAGCAAAGTAGTTGCAGCTGAAAAAGATTCCCGTAAAGTGACAATAGGGGAAATAATGAATAATGGAATAATCAGCGTAGAGGCCGATACTCCAACCGAAAAGGTTACCATAATCATGGGTAAGAATCTCATTCGGCGCATACCTGTTTTCGATAATGGAAAACTCATTGGCGTCATCACGTCAAGGGACATCATCAGGATATTCAAGGATTACATGGACAGCATATCCGATATCATTGCAAGATTTGGCAACTTCTGA
- a CDS encoding cystathionine gamma-lyase, giving the protein MVHSKNFSGFNTKAVQAGELRDPRFGNISTPIFETSTFIFPNYDKDAYVDHTRNEPYIYSRWGNPTTQSLELKYSVLENSDQGLAFSSGMAAISTAILAIVRNGEKLLSVAELYGQTQTFFTQTLRDYGISVDFVPIRDFNAGKFDCTGYSAVYTESITNPTLMVADIRKASRICSEFDVPLLVDATFASPFNQKPISLGASVVIHSATKYISGHSDVILGLVGVGDGLFQKISSLRKTLGGTPDPLQSYLALRGLKTLGLRMEKHNQNGKELAKFLKQHKKIRKVFYPGIEDSEFFDVAKTNLSGFGGMVSFEISGGIEKTRKFIDNLQIASAAPSLGGVESLITLPVDTSHSKISREERLKMGIEDSLVRFSCGIEDIEDLIADFDCALSLI; this is encoded by the coding sequence ATGGTTCATTCAAAGAATTTTAGTGGATTCAACACGAAGGCAGTCCAGGCTGGAGAGTTGAGAGATCCAAGATTTGGAAATATATCGACCCCAATATTTGAAACTTCCACTTTCATTTTCCCGAATTATGATAAAGATGCATATGTGGATCATACAAGAAATGAGCCTTACATCTACTCGAGATGGGGGAATCCAACAACGCAGTCTCTTGAACTGAAATATTCAGTTCTGGAGAATTCAGACCAGGGACTCGCATTCTCCTCTGGAATGGCTGCAATAAGCACAGCTATTCTGGCCATAGTCAGAAATGGTGAAAAACTCCTCTCAGTCGCTGAACTCTATGGGCAGACACAGACTTTCTTCACACAGACACTCCGTGATTATGGGATATCGGTAGATTTTGTTCCCATTAGGGATTTTAATGCAGGAAAATTTGACTGTACGGGCTATTCCGCGGTTTACACGGAATCCATCACAAACCCGACCCTTATGGTTGCGGACATTCGAAAGGCTTCAAGGATTTGCAGCGAATTCGACGTCCCTTTGCTTGTTGATGCAACATTTGCCTCACCTTTCAACCAGAAGCCCATCTCTCTTGGTGCTAGCGTTGTGATACATAGTGCAACAAAGTACATCTCTGGGCACAGCGATGTTATTCTCGGTCTTGTAGGCGTCGGGGATGGATTGTTCCAAAAGATATCATCTCTAAGGAAGACACTCGGAGGGACACCGGATCCACTGCAGTCCTACCTGGCACTCAGGGGACTCAAGACGCTGGGACTCAGAATGGAAAAACACAACCAAAACGGAAAGGAGCTCGCAAAATTTCTGAAACAGCATAAGAAAATTCGAAAGGTGTTCTATCCGGGAATCGAAGATTCTGAATTCTTTGATGTAGCTAAGACCAACCTCTCAGGGTTTGGCGGCATGGTTTCCTTCGAGATCTCGGGTGGTATTGAGAAGACCAGGAAATTCATAGACAATCTGCAGATAGCTTCCGCTGCACCCAGTCTTGGTGGTGTTGAAAGCTTAATAACACTTCCTGTCGACACGAGCCATTCGAAAATATCCCGGGAGGAGAGGTTAAAAATGGGTATCGAGGATTCTCTGGTCAGGTTCTCCTGCGGTATAGAGGACATAGAGGATTTGATTGCCGATTTTGATTGCGCCTTATCCCTGATATAA